One window of Candidatus Mycobacterium wuenschmannii genomic DNA carries:
- a CDS encoding aldehyde dehydrogenase family protein gives MPPQQAATATVGHGPSTDGNSDRRLLIDGQLVATERVFASVNPATGDVIGYAPDAGIGEALEAIAAARRAFDTTTWSTDAAFRVRCLEQLHQALLDHAEELRELTIAEVGATRALTQGAQLDEPIKIVRYYADLLRDYSMTEDLGEIESRGMRHKRWVEKEGAGVVGAIIAYNYPNQLALAKLPPALAAGCTVILKGAPDTPLVTLALGEIIANHTDIPPGVVNVLSSSDAAVGEALTTSPDVDVITFTGSTPVGRRIMAAASETVKKVFLELGGKSAAILLDDADFAGASMFAAFSMVTHAGQGCALTSRLLVPRTHHDEIVDLIAQNFAKVRHGDPADPKTYMGPLINERQREKVDGMVQRAVADGATLVTGGTKLDPGYFYAPTLLTNVDPDSEIAQQEIFGPVLAVIAFDDDDDAVRIANNSIYGLAGAVFSADQDRALAVARRIRAGSFSVNGGNYFSADAPFGGFKQSGVGREMGVAGLEEFLERKTIAVPAVSAAGGAA, from the coding sequence ATGCCACCGCAGCAAGCCGCCACCGCCACCGTGGGCCACGGCCCATCGACGGACGGTAACTCCGACCGGCGGCTGCTGATCGACGGTCAGCTCGTCGCAACCGAGCGCGTCTTCGCTTCGGTCAACCCCGCCACCGGTGACGTCATCGGCTACGCCCCTGACGCGGGCATCGGCGAAGCGCTGGAGGCCATCGCGGCCGCGCGCCGGGCTTTCGACACCACGACATGGTCGACCGACGCCGCGTTCCGCGTCCGGTGCCTCGAGCAGTTGCATCAGGCGCTGCTGGACCACGCGGAGGAACTGCGCGAGCTCACCATCGCCGAAGTCGGTGCCACTCGCGCCCTGACCCAGGGCGCCCAACTGGACGAGCCGATCAAGATCGTTCGCTACTACGCGGACCTGTTGCGCGACTACTCGATGACCGAAGACCTCGGTGAAATCGAGTCGCGCGGCATGCGGCACAAGCGGTGGGTAGAGAAGGAAGGCGCCGGGGTGGTCGGCGCGATCATCGCCTACAACTACCCGAACCAGTTGGCGCTGGCGAAGCTGCCGCCGGCGCTCGCCGCCGGATGCACAGTCATTCTCAAGGGCGCGCCGGACACCCCGCTCGTCACGCTGGCGCTGGGCGAGATCATCGCGAACCACACCGACATCCCGCCCGGCGTCGTCAACGTGCTGAGCTCGTCGGATGCCGCTGTCGGCGAGGCCTTGACCACCAGCCCCGATGTCGACGTCATCACGTTCACCGGCTCCACTCCGGTCGGGCGCCGGATCATGGCCGCGGCCAGCGAGACCGTCAAGAAGGTCTTCCTCGAACTCGGTGGCAAGTCCGCGGCGATTCTGCTCGACGACGCCGACTTCGCCGGCGCCAGCATGTTCGCCGCGTTCTCCATGGTCACCCATGCCGGCCAGGGCTGCGCGCTGACCTCGCGGCTGCTGGTGCCGCGCACCCACCACGACGAGATCGTCGACCTGATTGCGCAGAACTTCGCCAAGGTCCGCCACGGCGACCCGGCCGACCCCAAGACCTACATGGGCCCGCTGATCAACGAGCGCCAGCGCGAGAAGGTCGACGGCATGGTGCAGCGCGCCGTGGCCGACGGCGCGACGCTGGTCACCGGCGGCACGAAGCTCGACCCGGGTTACTTCTATGCGCCCACACTGCTGACCAACGTCGACCCCGACAGCGAGATCGCGCAGCAGGAGATCTTCGGTCCGGTGCTCGCGGTGATCGCGTTCGACGATGACGACGACGCGGTTCGCATCGCCAACAACTCCATCTACGGACTGGCCGGAGCGGTGTTCAGTGCCGATCAGGACCGCGCGCTGGCCGTCGCGCGGCGTATCCGCGCCGGATCGTTCTCGGTCAACGGCGGCAATTACTTCAGCGCCGACGCGCCCTTCGGTGGGTTCAAGCAGTCGGGCGTGGGTCGTGAGATGGGCGTCGCGGGTCTCGAGGAGTTCTTGGAGCGCAAGACGATCGCCGTCCCGGCGGTATCGGCTGCCGGGGGTGCGGCGTGA
- a CDS encoding SDR family NAD(P)-dependent oxidoreductase: MRTAVVTGGSSGIGLAIVERLRKDGYRVATLDLNPSDTELAFTADVTDRGQIDSALAGIREQAGPITVLVNAAGLDGFKRFAHIEFSDWRRLIDVNLNGVFHMIQAVLPDMLEAGWGRIVNISSSSTHSGAPFMSHYVAAKSAVNGLTKSLALEYGPNGITVNAVPPGFIDTPMLRSAERRGNLGDIEKTIAATPVRRIGKPEDIAAACAFLISEEAGYITGQILGVNGGRNT; this comes from the coding sequence ATGAGAACGGCGGTTGTCACCGGCGGCAGCTCCGGAATCGGCCTGGCGATCGTGGAGCGACTCCGCAAGGACGGCTACCGGGTCGCGACCCTCGACCTGAACCCGTCCGACACCGAGTTGGCGTTTACCGCCGACGTCACTGACCGCGGCCAGATCGACAGCGCGCTCGCCGGCATCCGCGAGCAGGCCGGACCGATCACCGTGCTGGTCAACGCTGCCGGCCTGGACGGCTTCAAGCGCTTCGCCCACATCGAATTCAGCGACTGGCGGCGTCTGATCGATGTCAACCTCAACGGCGTCTTCCACATGATCCAGGCGGTGCTGCCCGACATGCTCGAAGCCGGCTGGGGACGCATTGTCAACATCTCCTCGTCCAGCACGCACTCGGGTGCGCCGTTCATGTCGCACTACGTTGCGGCCAAGTCCGCCGTCAACGGGCTGACCAAGTCGCTGGCTCTGGAGTACGGACCCAACGGCATCACGGTCAACGCGGTGCCGCCGGGCTTCATCGACACTCCGATGCTGCGCAGCGCGGAGCGGCGCGGCAACCTCGGTGACATCGAAAAGACCATCGCCGCAACGCCGGTGCGCCGCATCGGCAAACCCGAAGACATCGCAGCCGCCTGCGCCTTTCTGATCTCCGAGGAGGCCGGTTACATCACCGGTCAGATCCTGGGAGTCAACGGCGGCCGAAACACCTAG
- a CDS encoding mycofactocin-coupled SDR family oxidoreductase has product MGEQQGRVAGKVAFVTGAGRGQGRSHAVRLAEEGADIIAVDVCHDIDTIGYPMSSLEDLEETARLVEKTGQRISFAEADVRDASALQAALENGLAEFGKLDIVVTAAGVAGMKGQPPLQAWTDVINTNLIGTINAIQVALPHLTEGASIIATGSTAALMDTSKKDNPGKDPGGMAYVHSKRALSSYVHDLATELSVLGIRANVVHPTNTNTPMLQSEPMYRSFRPDLENPTRADAEPVFGVQQAMRVPFVEPEDISNAVLWLASDEARYVTGTQLRVDAGGYLKWYDYRT; this is encoded by the coding sequence GTGGGAGAACAGCAGGGTCGGGTAGCCGGCAAGGTCGCCTTCGTGACGGGCGCGGGCCGCGGGCAGGGCCGCAGTCACGCGGTGCGTCTGGCCGAAGAGGGTGCCGACATCATCGCTGTCGACGTGTGTCACGACATCGACACCATCGGCTATCCGATGTCCAGCCTGGAAGACCTCGAGGAAACCGCTCGGCTGGTCGAGAAGACCGGTCAGCGAATCTCGTTCGCGGAGGCCGATGTTCGTGACGCTTCCGCGCTGCAGGCGGCGTTGGAGAACGGCCTGGCGGAGTTCGGCAAGCTCGACATCGTCGTGACCGCGGCCGGCGTCGCCGGCATGAAGGGACAGCCTCCGCTGCAGGCCTGGACCGACGTGATCAACACCAACCTGATCGGGACGATCAACGCGATTCAGGTTGCGCTGCCGCACCTCACCGAGGGGGCGTCGATCATCGCCACCGGATCCACCGCCGCGCTGATGGACACGTCGAAGAAGGACAACCCGGGTAAGGACCCGGGCGGCATGGCGTACGTGCACTCCAAGCGCGCGCTGTCCAGCTACGTGCACGACCTTGCCACCGAGCTCTCGGTGCTGGGCATCCGCGCCAACGTGGTGCACCCGACCAACACCAATACCCCCATGCTGCAGAGCGAACCGATGTACCGTTCGTTCCGGCCGGATCTCGAGAACCCGACGCGCGCGGACGCCGAGCCGGTTTTCGGTGTGCAGCAAGCGATGAGGGTTCCATTCGTCGAACCGGAGGACATCAGCAATGCCGTGCTGTGGCTGGCCTCCGACGAGGCCAGGTACGTCACCGGTACGCAACTGCGCGTCGATGCCGGCGGATACCTCAAGTGGTACGACTACCGCACGTAA
- a CDS encoding ferredoxin translates to MKVRVDSDRCQGHTLCSMIAPESFELDDIEGHASAVSEDVPAEQEDAVREAAHSCPEQAILLTESS, encoded by the coding sequence ATGAAAGTTCGAGTTGATTCAGATCGCTGCCAGGGACACACGCTGTGCTCGATGATCGCGCCGGAGTCCTTCGAACTCGATGACATCGAGGGCCACGCGTCGGCCGTGTCGGAAGATGTTCCGGCAGAACAGGAAGACGCCGTCCGCGAGGCGGCGCATTCCTGCCCCGAGCAAGCGATTCTGCTGACGGAGAGCTCATGA
- a CDS encoding cytochrome P450 has translation MSIEDDTDRKKNRYHFDRHTPEYRGQFEKITEEIHEKCPVAWTDTYDGHWVAGGSNAVFELARCPVVSNDHDINGERKGYQGISIPKAKRASGVRGGILEMDEPEHRIYRTVLNPYLSPAAVKRWVPFIDDVTRACLDEKIEQGRIDFVDDLANIVPAVLTLAMLGIPLKNWAIYSEPVHASVYTPEHSPDIDKIVAMHRQMGLDLLTNMVEIKENPRPGIVNGLLQLRIDGEPAPDLEIMGNLGLVIGGGFDTTTALTAHSMEWLSQHPDERERLSRDRATLLDSATEEFLRYYTPAPGDGRTFSDDVELEGTQFKEGERLWISWAMANRDPSVFNEPNKILMDRKGNRHFSFGLGVHRCIGSNVARTVFKSMLTAVLDRMPDYVCDPEGTVHYETIGVIQGMRNLPATFTPGKRVGAGLDETLEKLQKICDEQELALPITERKETAVID, from the coding sequence ATGAGCATCGAGGACGACACCGACCGCAAGAAGAACCGCTACCACTTCGACCGGCACACCCCCGAGTACCGCGGCCAGTTCGAGAAGATCACCGAAGAGATCCACGAGAAGTGCCCGGTCGCGTGGACCGACACCTACGACGGTCACTGGGTGGCCGGCGGCAGCAACGCTGTGTTCGAACTCGCCCGCTGCCCGGTCGTCTCCAACGACCACGACATCAACGGTGAGCGCAAGGGCTACCAAGGCATTTCGATACCGAAGGCCAAACGCGCCAGCGGTGTCCGCGGCGGCATCCTGGAGATGGACGAGCCCGAGCACCGCATCTATCGCACCGTTCTGAACCCATATCTGTCGCCGGCGGCGGTCAAGCGCTGGGTGCCGTTCATCGACGACGTGACCCGCGCCTGCCTCGACGAGAAGATCGAACAAGGCCGCATCGACTTCGTCGACGACCTGGCCAACATCGTGCCGGCGGTTCTGACGCTGGCGATGCTCGGCATCCCGTTGAAGAACTGGGCGATTTACAGCGAGCCGGTGCATGCCTCGGTGTACACCCCCGAGCACTCGCCCGACATCGACAAGATCGTCGCCATGCACCGCCAGATGGGCCTGGACTTGCTGACCAACATGGTCGAGATCAAGGAGAACCCGCGACCGGGAATCGTCAACGGCCTCTTGCAACTACGCATCGACGGCGAGCCCGCCCCCGACCTCGAGATCATGGGCAACCTGGGCCTGGTGATCGGCGGCGGCTTCGACACCACCACCGCGCTGACCGCGCACTCGATGGAGTGGCTGTCGCAGCATCCCGACGAGCGCGAACGATTGAGCCGTGACCGGGCCACGCTGCTGGACTCCGCCACCGAGGAGTTCCTGCGCTACTACACGCCGGCTCCCGGCGACGGCCGCACCTTCTCCGACGACGTCGAACTCGAGGGCACCCAGTTCAAAGAAGGTGAACGGCTGTGGATCTCGTGGGCGATGGCCAACCGTGACCCGTCGGTGTTCAACGAGCCGAACAAGATTCTAATGGACCGAAAAGGGAACCGGCACTTCAGCTTTGGCCTCGGGGTGCACCGTTGCATCGGATCGAACGTGGCACGCACGGTGTTCAAGTCGATGCTCACCGCGGTGCTCGACCGGATGCCGGACTATGTGTGCGACCCGGAGGGCACTGTGCACTACGAAACCATCGGTGTCATTCAGGGCATGCGGAACCTGCCGGCCACCTTCACACCCGGCAAGCGGGTGGGCGCCGGACTGGACGAGACGTTGGAGAAGCTGCAGAAGATCTGCGACGAGCAGGAACTCGCACTGCCCATCACCGAACGCAAAGAAACCGCCGTCATCGACTGA
- a CDS encoding ubiquitin family protein: protein MTYGNYRVESPRDPGHSWIWALRPCEPGHPDDCLQDQAQPRPNGQAQPWYSVAHLANNQYTMVVDVPDGVRCLVYFLPSHDVYTWDATSLNGSVTSTFDKSCGDGPGGTASWPFNLVRE, encoded by the coding sequence ATGACCTACGGAAATTACCGGGTGGAGTCGCCCCGCGATCCGGGTCACTCGTGGATATGGGCCCTCCGGCCATGCGAGCCCGGTCACCCCGACGACTGCCTTCAGGACCAGGCCCAACCCAGGCCCAACGGGCAAGCGCAGCCGTGGTACTCGGTCGCGCATCTGGCCAACAACCAATACACGATGGTCGTCGACGTGCCGGATGGCGTGCGATGCCTGGTCTACTTCCTGCCCTCGCACGACGTCTACACCTGGGACGCGACTTCGCTGAACGGGTCGGTGACGTCCACCTTCGACAAGAGCTGCGGCGACGGCCCAGGCGGCACCGCCAGCTGGCCGTTCAATCTCGTCCGGGAGTGA
- a CDS encoding acyl-CoA dehydrogenase family protein: MQLTFEPDVEAFRDEFVAFLDQHVPTAAAEAVERPKSVSHMPDWARRWQRLLFDNGWLLPTQPPEFGGRNATVLQQYVYLEELCKRRIYHSFNPQGVNIIAASLISFGSDEQKQRWAVPILRAEITASLGMSEPSAGSDLASLRTKAVLDGDHFVVNGQKVWTSGAHDADVLLTFVRTDPDAPKHKGISALVIPTDTPGVTRRPFPDICGQDNLDFNEVFFEDVKVPAENLVGPLNGGWGVANGSLGHERTMMWLGFADRLDNVITDFHPSSALERDHFATAIMDRQALRLLGSVALARASRGEEDVPALSVLKLLGSEAERQACENALSAAGSDGLLHPAMSGPYEPMNLDHYFGSWFERYARSFSGTIAGGTSEIQRNIIAQRVLGLPAR, from the coding sequence GTGCAACTCACCTTTGAGCCCGACGTCGAGGCCTTCCGCGACGAGTTCGTCGCGTTCCTCGACCAGCACGTGCCGACCGCCGCCGCCGAGGCGGTGGAGCGACCGAAATCGGTGTCGCACATGCCTGATTGGGCCCGTCGCTGGCAGCGGTTGCTCTTCGACAACGGCTGGCTGCTGCCCACTCAGCCGCCGGAATTCGGCGGCCGAAATGCCACCGTCCTGCAGCAGTACGTGTACCTGGAGGAGTTGTGCAAGCGGCGGATTTATCACAGCTTCAATCCCCAGGGTGTCAATATCATTGCCGCGTCGCTGATTTCGTTCGGCAGCGACGAGCAGAAGCAGCGCTGGGCGGTCCCTATCCTGCGCGCTGAGATCACCGCGTCGCTGGGCATGAGCGAGCCCAGCGCCGGATCGGACCTGGCGTCGCTGCGTACCAAGGCGGTGCTCGACGGCGATCACTTCGTGGTCAACGGACAGAAGGTGTGGACGTCGGGCGCGCACGACGCCGACGTGTTGCTGACCTTCGTGCGCACCGATCCAGATGCGCCGAAGCACAAGGGAATCAGCGCGCTCGTCATCCCCACGGACACCCCGGGTGTGACGCGTCGGCCCTTCCCGGACATCTGCGGTCAGGACAACCTCGACTTCAACGAGGTGTTCTTCGAGGACGTGAAGGTGCCGGCGGAAAACCTGGTCGGTCCGCTCAACGGCGGCTGGGGCGTCGCCAACGGCTCACTGGGACACGAGCGGACGATGATGTGGCTCGGATTCGCCGACCGGCTCGACAACGTCATCACCGACTTCCACCCGTCGAGTGCCCTCGAGCGCGACCATTTCGCGACAGCGATCATGGACCGCCAGGCGCTGCGACTGCTCGGTTCGGTCGCGCTGGCCCGCGCCTCTCGCGGAGAGGAAGACGTGCCCGCCCTGTCGGTGCTCAAGCTGCTCGGCTCTGAAGCCGAGCGGCAGGCGTGCGAAAACGCTTTGTCCGCAGCGGGTTCCGACGGATTGTTGCACCCGGCGATGTCCGGACCCTACGAGCCGATGAACCTCGATCACTACTTCGGCAGTTGGTTCGAGCGCTACGCCCGCAGCTTCTCCGGCACCATCGCCGGGGGTACGTCGGAGATACAGCGCAACATCATCGCCCAGCGGGTGTTGGGGCTGCCCGCCCGCTGA
- a CDS encoding acyl-CoA dehydrogenase family protein, with amino-acid sequence MLLEFDADQRLWQETVRDAVGKQCPPSLVRAIAEDGTDPAPVWKAYREHGWTEMSDAENAVELAIVLEELGRATDPTPFLATMTQYAPLVGERFDPQASGTAVYGGISAHRDGDEWVLDGTARHVLDGDRAERLAVVTDAAVFVVDTGDAGGQLSTRRSAVLDPVLHVADLTFDGLRLPDAARVRVDTEAAHHVALMGMAITMVGACQRILDLVLDHVRSRQQFGVAIGSFQAVQHKAADMHVAIERARALAYYSALTIAGNDPRRRLAAAMAKAGAGECQSLVFRHGLQLFGAMGFTWENDLQFALKRAKAGELMLGGTAEHRARVTEEYRATHL; translated from the coding sequence ATGCTGCTGGAATTCGACGCCGATCAGCGGCTCTGGCAAGAAACCGTGCGCGACGCGGTCGGTAAGCAATGCCCTCCGTCACTGGTCAGGGCCATAGCCGAGGACGGCACCGACCCCGCACCGGTCTGGAAGGCCTACCGCGAGCACGGCTGGACCGAGATGAGCGACGCCGAGAACGCCGTCGAACTGGCCATTGTCCTCGAAGAGCTGGGGCGCGCCACGGACCCGACCCCGTTCCTGGCGACTATGACCCAGTACGCGCCGCTGGTCGGGGAGCGTTTCGACCCGCAGGCGTCCGGCACCGCCGTCTACGGCGGGATCAGCGCGCACCGAGACGGCGACGAGTGGGTGCTGGACGGCACCGCACGGCACGTGCTGGACGGCGATCGTGCGGAGCGGTTGGCCGTCGTCACCGACGCCGCGGTGTTCGTCGTCGACACCGGCGATGCGGGCGGGCAGTTGTCCACGCGCCGCAGCGCGGTGCTCGACCCGGTGCTGCACGTCGCCGACCTGACCTTCGACGGGCTGCGTCTGCCCGACGCCGCCCGTGTGCGGGTCGACACCGAGGCCGCGCATCACGTCGCGCTGATGGGGATGGCGATCACCATGGTCGGAGCGTGCCAACGCATTCTGGACCTGGTGCTCGACCATGTCCGTAGTCGGCAACAGTTCGGGGTGGCGATCGGGTCGTTCCAGGCGGTCCAGCACAAGGCGGCCGATATGCACGTCGCCATCGAGCGGGCCCGGGCGCTGGCCTACTACTCCGCGCTGACGATCGCCGGTAACGACCCGCGCCGCCGACTGGCTGCCGCGATGGCGAAAGCCGGTGCGGGCGAATGCCAGTCGTTGGTTTTCCGGCACGGCCTGCAGCTCTTCGGCGCGATGGGCTTCACCTGGGAGAACGATCTGCAGTTCGCCCTCAAACGAGCGAAGGCCGGCGAGCTGATGCTCGGCGGAACCGCCGAGCACCGCGCGAGGGTTACCGAGGAGTACCGTGCAACTCACCTTTGA
- a CDS encoding NAD(P)-dependent oxidoreductase, which yields MDIGFIGLGHMGFPMARRLLEAGHDVVAYDTRAEAVDRLVALGARAAASPPQVATRAETVLASLPSPQVALEVAAGVAAGDRVVRYVDLSTIGSATAARIHELLAAHDIAAIDCPVSGGVGGAEAGTLALMVSGPHPEFEILRPVLETLGRPMHVGEQPGSAQTMKLMNNILAATVMVATSEVVVMGAKSGLDPQVMIDVLNAGSGATSASRDKFPRSILPRTFDYGFATGLMVKDVRLYLEEARALEAPVAIAEAVAGLWETTLEDEGADSDFTSAIKPLERAAGVTFGLRKPGE from the coding sequence ATGGACATCGGGTTTATCGGGTTGGGCCACATGGGTTTTCCAATGGCGCGGCGGCTGCTCGAGGCGGGCCACGACGTCGTGGCCTACGACACCCGTGCGGAGGCCGTCGATCGTCTGGTCGCCCTCGGCGCTCGAGCGGCCGCCTCCCCGCCGCAGGTCGCAACCCGCGCCGAGACCGTGCTGGCCAGCCTGCCGTCCCCGCAGGTAGCACTCGAGGTGGCCGCGGGCGTCGCCGCCGGTGACCGGGTCGTGCGTTACGTCGACCTGTCGACGATCGGCAGTGCCACCGCGGCGCGCATCCACGAACTGCTGGCCGCGCACGACATCGCCGCGATCGACTGCCCGGTCAGCGGCGGAGTCGGCGGCGCCGAGGCTGGAACCCTCGCACTGATGGTGTCGGGACCTCACCCGGAATTCGAGATACTGCGCCCGGTGCTGGAAACGCTGGGCCGACCGATGCACGTCGGCGAGCAACCCGGCTCGGCACAGACGATGAAACTGATGAACAACATCCTGGCCGCCACCGTTATGGTCGCGACATCGGAAGTCGTTGTGATGGGCGCGAAGTCGGGCCTCGACCCGCAGGTGATGATCGATGTGCTGAACGCGGGGTCGGGCGCGACGAGCGCCAGCCGGGACAAATTCCCCCGGTCGATTCTGCCGCGCACATTCGACTACGGCTTCGCCACCGGGCTGATGGTCAAGGACGTCCGGCTGTATCTCGAGGAGGCGCGGGCGCTCGAGGCCCCGGTCGCGATCGCCGAGGCCGTCGCGGGCCTCTGGGAGACCACCCTCGAGGACGAGGGTGCCGACTCCGATTTCACCTCCGCGATCAAGCCGCTCGAACGGGCCGCCGGAGTCACCTTCGGGCTCCGCAAACCGGGAGAATGA
- a CDS encoding amidohydrolase family protein, with protein sequence MIEHPDGTRTPLIDASVHIFFSSNKELRSVLREPFKSRGFPDYEMDWYGAPGGEYAPKTRGPERQYPGSDPDFVGNELFSNRGVDVAVLHPMARGIMPDRHLGSALHAAHNEMMVSKWLEHSHFGDRFRGTIRVNPDDIAGALKEIEKWRSHPRVVQIGVPLQSRELYGKPQFWPLWEAAVDAGLPVAAHIEVGSGIANPPTPNGNTRVYEHYVSFMALNFLYHQMNMIAEGVFERFPGLKFVWGDGAADFITPFMWRMDTFGRPHLEQTPWAPKIPSDYLPGHIYFVQGSLDGPGDADFAGEWFGFTGKEDMVMFGSSYPHWQLGDMTKLPKALSPEQREKLCWRNAANLYGIDISADLAAG encoded by the coding sequence GTGATCGAGCACCCGGACGGGACACGCACGCCGCTGATCGACGCGAGCGTGCACATCTTCTTCTCGTCCAACAAGGAGCTGCGCTCGGTACTGCGCGAGCCGTTCAAGAGTCGCGGGTTCCCCGACTACGAGATGGACTGGTACGGCGCGCCGGGCGGAGAGTACGCGCCCAAGACCCGCGGACCCGAACGTCAGTACCCCGGCTCGGACCCGGATTTCGTTGGCAATGAGCTTTTTTCGAATCGTGGCGTGGATGTCGCGGTGCTACATCCGATGGCGCGTGGCATCATGCCTGACCGCCACCTCGGCAGCGCCCTGCACGCCGCGCACAACGAGATGATGGTGTCGAAGTGGTTGGAGCACAGCCACTTCGGCGACCGTTTCCGCGGCACGATCCGGGTGAACCCCGACGACATCGCCGGCGCGCTGAAAGAAATCGAGAAATGGCGTTCGCACCCCCGGGTGGTGCAGATCGGGGTGCCGCTGCAGTCCCGGGAGTTGTACGGGAAGCCGCAGTTCTGGCCGCTGTGGGAGGCCGCCGTCGACGCGGGCCTGCCGGTTGCCGCGCACATCGAGGTCGGCTCGGGCATCGCCAATCCGCCCACCCCGAACGGCAATACCCGCGTCTACGAGCATTACGTGAGCTTCATGGCGCTGAACTTCCTGTACCACCAGATGAACATGATCGCCGAGGGCGTCTTCGAGCGCTTTCCGGGGCTGAAGTTCGTCTGGGGCGACGGCGCCGCAGACTTCATCACGCCGTTCATGTGGCGGATGGACACCTTCGGCCGGCCGCACCTCGAGCAAACGCCGTGGGCACCCAAGATCCCCAGCGACTATCTACCGGGGCACATCTACTTCGTCCAGGGCAGCCTCGACGGGCCCGGCGACGCGGATTTCGCGGGCGAGTGGTTCGGCTTCACCGGTAAGGAAGACATGGTGATGTTCGGCTCGAGCTACCCGCACTGGCAGCTCGGCGACATGACCAAACTGCCCAAGGCACTGTCCCCCGAGCAGCGGGAGAAGCTGTGCTGGCGCAATGCAGCCAACCTCTACGGGATCGACATTTCGGCCGATCTCGCGGCCGGCTAG
- a CDS encoding amidohydrolase family protein translates to MTLTHSQERVPAAERIAVRCVDSDVHPAPKRGELTPYIPEPWRSKYFLNRDVGEQIYYDAPDYAHSYAMRIDAFPKDGEFACSDPDMAFRQLIMEAGSDIAILEPAAYPARLPEAQHAMSAALNEWQAHHWLDSHNNWHERWRGSICAAIEEPEESVREIEKWAGHPFMAQILIKAEPRPSWGNPKYDPIWAAATKADMPVSCHLSRSQFDELPAPPVGYPSYNHDFMVTYSLLAANQVMSLIFDGVFDRFPTLHIVFVEHAFSWILPLMWRMDAIYEARKSWLDIKRKPSEYVKEHIKFTTQPLDYPEDKTELTRALEWMECEKILLFSSDYPHWTFDDPRWLVKHLPKHARDAVMYKNGIATYHLPETVPVLEGQVRVL, encoded by the coding sequence ATGACGCTGACCCATTCGCAAGAGCGTGTACCGGCTGCGGAGCGCATCGCCGTCCGCTGCGTCGACTCGGACGTCCACCCGGCGCCCAAACGCGGCGAGCTCACCCCGTATATCCCGGAGCCGTGGCGCAGCAAGTACTTCCTCAACCGGGACGTCGGCGAGCAGATCTATTACGACGCCCCCGATTACGCGCACAGCTATGCGATGCGCATCGACGCCTTCCCCAAAGACGGTGAATTCGCCTGCAGTGACCCGGACATGGCGTTCCGGCAGCTGATCATGGAGGCGGGTTCGGACATCGCGATCCTGGAACCCGCGGCCTACCCGGCCCGTCTTCCCGAGGCGCAGCACGCCATGTCGGCGGCGCTCAACGAATGGCAGGCACATCACTGGCTCGACAGCCACAACAACTGGCACGAGCGGTGGCGCGGCTCGATCTGCGCGGCCATCGAGGAGCCGGAGGAATCGGTCCGCGAGATCGAGAAGTGGGCCGGACACCCCTTCATGGCGCAGATCCTGATCAAGGCCGAGCCGCGGCCGTCGTGGGGCAACCCGAAGTACGACCCGATCTGGGCCGCCGCCACAAAGGCCGACATGCCGGTGAGCTGCCACCTGTCGCGCAGCCAGTTCGACGAGCTGCCCGCCCCGCCGGTCGGCTACCCGAGCTACAACCACGACTTCATGGTCACGTACTCGCTGCTGGCCGCGAACCAGGTGATGAGCCTGATCTTCGACGGCGTCTTCGACCGCTTCCCGACGCTGCACATCGTGTTCGTGGAGCACGCGTTCAGTTGGATCCTGCCGCTGATGTGGCGAATGGACGCGATCTACGAAGCGCGCAAGTCCTGGCTGGACATCAAGCGCAAGCCGTCGGAGTACGTCAAGGAGCACATCAAGTTCACCACGCAGCCGCTCGACTACCCGGAGGACAAGACCGAGTTGACGCGCGCGCTGGAGTGGATGGAGTGCGAGAAGATCCTGCTGTTCTCCTCCGATTACCCGCACTGGACGTTCGACGACCCGCGCTGGCTGGTCAAGCACCTGCCCAAGCACGCCCGGGACGCCGTCATGTACAAGAACGGCATTGCGACGTACCACCTTCCGGAGACGGTCCCCGTCCTCGAGGGTCAAGTCCGGGTGCTCTGA